From the genome of Ignavibacteriales bacterium, one region includes:
- a CDS encoding N-acetylmuramoyl-L-alanine amidase: MYKYFSLFISLLFVAGCSSTKVHYELPPDWKDEVTRNETIKKYSEFVAGKKIFIDPGHGGEDRYNKGKLELVTEADINLKVGLYLRDYLQKAGAVVFMSREKDETVLLQTRSDMANSSGAELFVSIHHNAPGAKEDDWTDYTSTYYHAFETDFEYEPCNRDIARFVQRDLSYVMDNPGGLGSFDGTYSDYMIYPKMGFSVLRLTKIPCVLVEGGFFTNNYEEQRLSLDEFNQIQAWGIFRGLAKYFKVGIPQIIPLYDEANEISSRDTILTFALEDKSGINPKAISVYLDSLQTKFDFNTLTKMLCVPISGLQTGDHTLRIICANHNENHSLPFTKKIRIKPELN; this comes from the coding sequence TTGTATAAATATTTTTCCCTTTTCATTTCTTTACTATTTGTAGCCGGATGCTCTTCAACTAAAGTCCATTATGAACTGCCGCCTGATTGGAAAGATGAAGTAACACGAAATGAAACAATAAAAAAATATTCTGAGTTTGTTGCAGGTAAAAAAATATTTATAGATCCTGGACATGGTGGAGAAGACAGGTATAACAAAGGTAAATTAGAACTGGTTACAGAAGCCGATATAAATCTTAAAGTAGGATTATATTTAAGGGATTATCTTCAAAAAGCCGGGGCGGTGGTGTTTATGAGTCGTGAAAAGGATGAAACTGTACTTCTTCAAACCCGATCTGATATGGCAAACAGTTCCGGGGCGGAATTATTTGTCAGCATTCATCATAATGCACCTGGGGCTAAGGAAGATGATTGGACCGATTACACTTCCACTTATTACCATGCATTTGAAACCGATTTTGAGTACGAACCTTGTAACCGGGATATTGCGCGTTTTGTTCAAAGAGATCTATCTTATGTTATGGATAATCCTGGTGGGCTCGGTTCTTTTGATGGGACTTATTCCGATTACATGATCTATCCCAAAATGGGATTTTCTGTTTTGCGTCTTACTAAAATTCCGTGTGTTTTAGTTGAAGGCGGTTTCTTTACTAACAACTACGAAGAGCAAAGACTTTCACTTGATGAATTCAATCAAATACAAGCGTGGGGAATATTTAGAGGTTTAGCCAAATATTTTAAAGTTGGAATTCCGCAAATCATTCCTCTTTATGATGAAGCCAATGAAATTTCAAGTCGGGATACAATTCTAACTTTTGCACTGGAAGATAAAAGCGGAATTAATCCCAAAGCAATTTCAGTTTACCTGGATTCGCTCCAAACAAAATTTGATTTTAATACCCTAACGAAGATGCTATGTGTTCCAATATCTGGTTTACAAACAGGCGATCACACACTGAGGATTATCTGTGCCAATCATAATGAAAACCATTCATTACCTTTCACAAAGAAAATTAGAATTAAACCGGAATTAAATTAA